Within Streptomyces sp. SS1-1, the genomic segment GGAGCAGCCGGACGCCGAGAACGGCTTCCTGCTCGACGGCTTCCCGCGCAACGTGTCGCAGGCCGAGGCGCTCGATGAGATGCTCCGCTCCGAGGGCATGAAGCTCGACGCGGTGCTGGATCTCGAGGTCCCCGAGGACGAGGTCGTCAAGCGGATCGCCGGGCGGCGGATCTGCCGCAAGGACTCCAGCCACGTCTTCCACGTCACGTACAGCCCGCCGAAGAAGGAAGGCGTCTGCGACGTCTGCGGCGGCGAGCTGTACCAGCGCGACGACGACTCCGAGGAGACCGTCCGCAAGCGGCTCGAGGTCTACCACACGCAGACCGAGCCGATCATCGACTACTACAAGGCGCAGGGGCTGGTCGTGACCATCTCCGCCCTCGGCAAGGTCGAGGACGTCACGGCTCGCGCCATGCAGGCGCTGAAGCGTGACGTGGACGCCCGGTAGCAGTCACCAGCTCGTACGGCGAAGCCGCGGTTCCCGCTCAGGGGGCCGCGGCTGCTGCGTGGGGCGGGGTGTGGCTCCGCCCTTATGGTTGAGAAAAGTCCCACAGTCCGGTCCGAGAAAGGCCCCGCCGCCATGGTGCAGATCAAGAACCCCGAGCAGATCGCCAAGATGCGCGAGGCGGGGCTGGTCGTCGCCGCCATCCACGCGGCCACCCGGGAGGCCGCGGTGCCCGGGGCCAGCACCAAGGATCTGGACGAGGTCGCGCGCAAGGTGCTCGCCGAGCACGGCGCCAAGTCGAACTTCCTGGGCTACGGCGGCTTCCCGGCGACGATCTGCACGTCCGTGAACGACGTCGTCGTCCACGGCATCCCCTCGGAGAACGTCGTCCTCAAGGACGGCGACATCATCTCCATCGACTGCGGCGCCATCATCGACGGCTGGCACGGTGACGCCGCCTACACGGCGTTCGTCGGTTCCGGGCACGCCCCCGAGCTGGTGGAGCTGTCCCGGGTGACCGAGGAGTCGATGTGGGCCGGCATCGCGGCGATGAAGCAGGGCAACCGCCTCGTGGACATCTCCCGTGCCATCGAGACGTACATCCGTCGCCAGCCCAAGCCGGGCGGCGGCCGCTACGGGATCATCGAGGACTACGGCGGTCACGGCATCGGCACCGAGATGCACATGGACCCGCACCTGCTGAACTACGTGGAGCGCCGGCGCGGCAAGGGCCCCAAGCTGGTCCCCGGCTTCTGCCTGGCCATCGAGCCGATGGTCTCCCTGGGCACCCCGAAGACCGAGGTCCTCGAGGACGACTGGACCGTCATCACGACGGACGGCACCTGGTCCTCCCACTGGGAGCACTCGGTCGCCCTGACCGAACAGGGGCCGCTGGTCCTCACGGCCCCCGACGGCGGCAGGGCCAAGCTGGCGGAGCTGGGCGTCACGGCGGCTCCCGATCCGCTTGCGTAAGGATCTCCCTTGTGGGGCAGACTTCCCCGATTCGTGTTTCCGGGTGCCCTGACGTAGACTGACTCGTCGGCTCTTGTGTACCCGCATGTCCGCATGCGCTCGCAAAAGTCGATCAAGGTAGTCGATTCGAAGGGCGAAGCGTGGCCAAGAAGCAAGGTGCCATCGAGATCGAGGGCACTGTCGTCGAGTCTCTTCCGAACGCCATGTTCAAGGTCGAGCTCCAGAACGGCCACCAGGTCCTGGCACACATCAGCGGCAAGATGCGTATGCACTACATCCGCATCCTCCCTGACGACCGGGTCGTGGTGGAGCTGTCTCCGTACGACCTGACGCGTGGCCGGATCGTCTACCGCTACAAGTAGATCTTGCCCGGGCCCCGGTTCCTCCGGGGCGTTGGCACTGACCCGGAGAACCTCACCCCATGAAGGTCAAGCCGAGCGTCAAGAAGATCTGCGACAAGTGCAGGGTGATCCGCCGTCACGGTCGGGTCATGGTCATCTGCGACAACCCGCGCCACAAGCAGCGCCAGGGCTGAAGCACGACCACACCCCTCTGCACCGCTATCGCAGAGATTCGCGCGACGCGAGCTGAATTGTTCATACGCAGAGCCCCGGCGAAGTCATCGCCGGACACCCCCGGTTCGGAGGCCGGGGACCCAGTTCGTACCTGGTACGGCGGCTGGGAACCGGTTCTGCGGAAGACCTCCGACAACCACCAGGAGCCATTGAATGGCACGCGTTTCCGGTGTTGACATCCCGCGCGAAAAGCGCGTGGAGATCGCCCTCACCTACGTGTTCGGCATCGGCCGGACCCTTTCGCAGCAGACGCTGGCCGCCACCGGCGTCGACCCGAACACCCGCGTTCGCGACCTCTCCGAGGAGCAGCTCGTCGCGATCCGCGAGTACGTCGACAACAACATCAAGACCGAGGGTGACCTCCGTCGCGAGATCCAGGCCGACATCCGCCGCAAGGTCGAGATCGGTACCTACCAGGGTCTGCGTCACCGTCGCGGTCTGCCCGTCCGCGGTCAGCGCACCAGCACCAACGCGCGTACCCGCAAGGGCCCGCGTCGCGCCATCGCCGGCAAGAAGAAGCCGGGCAAGAAGTAGTCCGCAGCGGACACCGTCCAGCGGTCTTCGCTGTAGGACCGACCACCTCCCGTAGGAGTAATAGATGCCCCCCAAGGGTCGTCAGGGCGCTGCCAAGAAGGTGCGCCGCAAGGAAAAGAAGAACGTCGCTCACGGCCACGCGCACATCAAGAGCACGTTCAACAACACGATCGTCTCCATCACGGACCCGTCGGGCAACGTGATCTCCTGGGCCTCCGCCGGCCACGTCGGCTTCAAGGGCTCCCGGAAGTCCACGCCGTTCGCCGCGCAGATGGCCGCCGAGTCGGCTGCCCGCCGCGCCCAGGAGCACGGCATGCGCAAGGTCGACGTGTTCGTCAAGGGCCCGGGTTCCGGCCGTGAGACCGCGATCCGCTCCCTGCAGGCCACGGGCCTCGAGGTCGGCTCCATCCAGGACGTCACCCCGACCCCGCACAACGGCTGCCGTCCGCCGAAGCGCCGCCGCGTCTGACGTACGGCTGCTTCACGCAGGCTTGGTTTCGGGCGGTACGGCTCTGCAAGGGCCGTATCGCCCGTACCCTTGCAGTACCCGTCCCTCTTGCCGGGGGCGGTTTCCGTCGGGCGTCAAATAGCGGGCGTCCACGAATGAAGGATCTGATCCACACATGCTGATCGCTCAGCGTCCCTCGTTGACCGAAGAGGTCGTCGACGAATTCCGCTCCCGGTTCGTGATCGAGCCGCTGGAGCCGGGCTTCGGCTACACCCTCGGCAACTCCCTGCGCCGCACCCTCCTGTCGTCGATCCCCGGAGCCGCTGTCACCAGCATCCGCATCGACGGTGTCCTGCACGAGTTCACCACCGTGCCGGGTGTCAAGGAGGACGTCACCGACCTGATCCTCAACATCAAGCAGCTGGTCGTCTCCTCGGAGCACGACGAGCCCGTCGTGATGTACCTGCGCAAGCAGGGCCCGGGTCTGGTCACCGCCGCCGACATCGCGCCCCCGGCCGGTGTCGAGGTGCACAACCCCGACCTCGTCCTCGCCACGCTCAACGGCAAGGGCAAGCTGGAGATGGAGCTGACGGTCGAGCGTGGCCGCGGTTACGTCTCCGCCGTGCAGAACAAGCAGGTGGGCCAGGAGATCGGCCGTATCCCGGTCGACTCCATCTACTCGCCGGTGCTGAAGGTCACGTACAAGGTCGAGGCCACGCGTGTCGAGCAGCGCACCGACTTCGACAAGCTGATCGTCGACGTCGAGACCAAGCAGGCGATGCGTCCCCGTGACGCCATGGCCTCCGCCGGCAAGACCCTGGTCGAGCTGTTCGGTCTCGCCCGCGAGCTGAACATCGACGCCGAGGGCATCGACATGGGTCCGTCCCCGACGGACGCCGCGCTCGCCGCCGACCTGGCGCTGCCGATCGAGGAGCTGGAGCTCACCGTTCGGTCGTACAACTGCCTCAAGCGCGAGGGCATCCACTCCGTGGGTGAGCTCGTGGCGCGTTCCGAGGCCGACCTGCTCGACATCCGCAACTTCGGCGCCAAGTCGATCGACGAGGTCAAGGCGAAGCTCGCGGGTATGGGCCTGGCGCTCAAGGACTCGCCTCCCGGGTTCGACCCGACCGCCGCCGCGGACGCCTTCGGGGCGGACGACGACGCGGACGCGGGCTTCGTGGAGACCGAGCAGTACTAAGAGCTCGGGCCATCCGGTCCGTACTTGGGTGCGGGTGCGCTGTGGTTTCTCGCGCAGTTCCCCGCGCCCCTTCCGGGCACGGCCCCTCGCGGGGCCTGTGCCCGGATCTCCGACAGGCGACCGCCTGCTCGGATACTGACTCCGGTACCTGATACGGCCGGGGCAGACACACAGGAGAAAGAACATGCCGAAGCCCACCAAGGGTGCCCGTCTGGGCGGCAGCGCCGCGCACGAGAAGCTCCTCCTCGCGAACCTGGCGAAGAGCCTCTTCGAGCACGGCCGCATCACCACCACCGAGGCGAAGGCCCGCCGTCTGCGGCCGTACGCCGAGCGTCTGATCACCAAGGCGAAGAAGGGCGACCTTCACAACCGCCGTCAGGTGCTCCAGGTCATCACGGACAAGGGCATCGTCCACACGCTCTTCACCGAGATCGGCCCGCGGTACGAGAACCGCCCGGGTGGCTACACCCGGATCACCAAGATCGGTAACCGCCGTGGCGACAACGCGCCCATGGCTGTCATCGAGCTGGTCGAGGCGCTGACGGTCGCCCAGGAGGCCACGGGTGAGGCCGAGGCCGCCACCAAGCGTGCCGCCAAGGACGCCGAGGCCGCCGAGACCACGGTCGACACGACCAAGGCCGACGAGGCTCCCGCCGAGGAGTCGAAGGACGCCTAGTCCAGGGCTGTTCGATCGCGGGTCCGTCCCTTCCGGGGGCGGGCCCGCTTTCGTGTCGCTGAGAGGATCTACGGGTGAGTGACGAAGTGGAACCCGGATACGTACGGCTGCGCCTCGACCTGTCGTACGACGGCACCGAGTTCTCCGGGTGGGCCAAGCAGGCCGGCGGGCGGCGGACCGTGCAGGGGGAGATCGAGGACGCGTTGCGGACCGTCACCCGGTCCGGGGACACCACGTACGAGCTGACCGTCGCGGGGCGGACGGACGCAGGGGTGCACGCGCGCGGGCAGGTCGCGCACGTGGATCTGCCGCGCTCGGTGTGGGCCGAGCACAGCGAGAAGCTGCTCAAGCGGCTCGCCGGACGGCTGCCCAGGGACGTGCGTGTCTGGGCGCTGCGCGAGGCACCCGCCGGGTTCAACGCCCGGTTCTCCGCGGTGTGGCGGCGGTACGCCTACCGCGTGACCGACAACCCCGGGGGCGTCGATCCGCTGCTGCGCAACCACGTCCTGTGGCACGACTGGCCGCTCGACGTGGACGCCATGAACGAGGCGGCCCGGGCGCTCCTCGGGGAGCACGACTTCGCGGCCTACTGCAAGAAGCGGGAGGGCGCCACGACCATCCGCACCCTCCAGGAGCTGAGCCTGGTGCGCGGGGACGACGGGATCATCACCGCGACCGTGCGGGCGGACGCCTTCTGCCACAACATGGTGCGCTCCCTCATCGGGGCGCTGCTGTTCGTGGGGGACGGGCACCGGCCCCCGGACTGGCCCGGGAAGGTGCTCGCCGCCGGTGTCCGGGACTCCGCCGTACACGTCGTACGGCCGCACGGGCTGACCCTCGAAGAGGTCGGCTACCCGGCGGACGAGCTGCTCGCCGCGCGGAACAAGGAGGCGCGGAACAAGCGGACGCTGCCGGGCGCCGGCTGCTGCTGAGCCGCGGCGCTCAGTCCCGGTGGTCAACGGGCCCACCATCGGCGACGTCGGCGGTGTCTCCCGGCTCGACGGCAACGGCTACTACGCCAAGACGCTGCGCAGCGCCAAGCGGCTCTAGGAGTGTCCCGGGCCGTCCCGGGCCGGGCCGGGGTCCCCGGCCCGGTGGAGCCCGCGCCCTACGGGCGGCCGGTCACTCGCCGGCCGCCGCGGACGCCTGCGCCTCGCCGCGCCGGCGGATCTGACGGAACGTGAACTCGGCGAGGTCGTCACCGGCCTTGAAGGCGGCGGTGTCCTTGTCCGTCATGTTCCGGCCGTTGGTGAAGCCCGTGATGGTGAAGTAGGCGTACCGGCCGTAGGAGTTGGAGGTCGAGCGGCAGACCGCCGCCGTGCAGAAGTCCTTGACGCCCTTTCCGGACAGCGAACGGACGATGTCCTTCTTGGTGTCGACCTTGCTCTTGACCTTCTGCGCCTTCGCCTCGGTGTCGAAGACGGCCACGCCGACGGTCACCGCGATGCCGTCCTTGACGTAGGAGACCCGCATGAAGCGGGTGCAGCCGCCCTCGGCGAGGAGCTTCGGCAGCCCGCCCTTGGTGGCGGCGGAACAGTTCTTCGTGTCGTCCGTCGCGCCCTTCTTGTAGACCGTCTCCCCCATGGTCAGCTGGGTGCCGGGGAAGAGGATCTGGGCGCCGAGCGGGGCCGTGTCCTTGTTCTTGCTGGCCACGAAGTCCTTCGGGTCCAGCGGCGGCGGCGCGCTGGTGGGCGCGAACGACGGGACGGCCGCCGACTCGCCCGGCAGGTCAGTCGTCGAGGGCAGGCCGGAAGCCGGTTTGCCGGACGCGGAGTTGTCCCCGTTCGCCGACACCACCGCCACCGCCACGGCCGCGCCGATGGCGACGGTGGCCAGTGCGCCACCGCCGATGAACAGCAGCCGGCGCCGCTTGTTGCGGGTCTCCGACGCCTCGGCCAGCGCCGCCCAGTCCGGGGTCTGGTCGGTGCCGCCGGTCCACGGCTGCTGGGAATGCGGTTTCCAGGGATCCCACTGGGACGGGGGTCCCCCCTGCTGCCCGTAGCTCATGGGGCGCATCTTAGACGGACCTCGGGTGTGCCGGTCCGCCCCAAAGGGCCCTTCGCCACCTAGCGTTCAGGGGATGAGCGAGCGCAAAAGCGACATGTCCGGGTGGTTGGTACGACGGGCGTCCTGGCCGCTGTGGGTCGCGCTGGTCGCCGTGCTGGGGGCCCTCGTGGCGCGCACGGCCCGGCTGACCTCGCGCGGAGGGATGGACAACGCCATCGTCGTCCGGGCGGCGAAGGCGTGGCTGGACGGCGGCTCGCCGTATGACGACCCCCACTTCCTCTATCTGCCGAGCGCGGTGCTGGCCGCCGCCCCGCAGGTCTTCGTGGACCGGGACGTGCTGTGCGTGCTGGCGCCCCTCGTGGTGACCGGATGCCTGGTGGGCGGCTGGGTCTGCGCGCTGCGGCTGCACGGCGTCCCCCTGCGCAGCCGCTTCGCGGCCCTCGGCCTGCTCGCGCTCGCGGCGGGCTTCGCCCCCTTCGCCCATCTCGTCTGGCTGGGCAACTGGACGGCGACCGCCGCCCTGGCCCTGCCCCTGGCGCTGCTGCTCGCGGGGCGCGGGCGGTGGGTGGCCGCGGCGGCGGTGCTCGGGGCGGCGGTGGCGCTGAAGCCGCTGCTCGCGCCGATGGCCCTGCTGTTCGTGTTCGCCCGGCGGTGGCGCGCGCTGGGCGTGCTGGTCGCGGTGCCGGTGGCGGCCTCGGCCGGCGCGGCCCTGCTGCTGCCGGACCCCGCCGGGTTCTTCACGCGGACCGTGCCGTTCCTGCTCAGCGGCGACGACCGGTTCGTCCGGCTCTACGAGGCGTCCCCGGCGGCCGTGCTGCCCCGGCTGGGGGTGCCGGGAGCCCTGGCCGGGGCGCTGGCGTTCGCGCTGGCCGCGGCGGGGCTGGTGTGCGCCCACCGGCGCTGGCGCGGCGACGGGGGCCCGCTGCGGTACGCGGAGACCGGGGCGCTGCTGATGCTCTCGGCGTTCCTGGTCTCCCGGCCGTCGTACGACCACTATCTGCTGGTCCCGGTGCCGCTGCTGCTGGCGGGGCTGCCGTACGCGGCGTCGGTGACCCGCTCGGTCTGGTTCTGGATGGCCCTGGTGCCGCAGCTGCCCGGGGTGACCTGGCCCTATCTGGAGGCGGGGGAGCGGCGGGCCTTCCGGGACGCCGTGACGCTGTGCGCCCTCGCGGTGACGGTGGGCCTGCACTCCTGGCGGCGGTCGGGCCGGGAGACGGCGCCGGCCGTGCCCGTCCCGCCCTCGCGGGGGGCGGCGGCGCCGAGCAGCGCGTCCGGCGTGTGACGGGTGGGCCCCGGCGGTCGACTACCCTGGACCTGGAACAGCGACGCCGGCCGTGGGCAACCCGTTTTGACCCGGCTGGGGCCCCGCAGGTATCCTGCATGTTCGTTGTGTATTGGCTTGCTCATTCTCACGGGACGGGCCCTTACACCGGTCCACCGGGCCGATGACCAGCAACCCCACGTACGCGGTATGCGTCGCCGCAGTGGCTCAGGCTGTCGTGATCGTTTCGGTGACCTGTTCAGGACCATTCACTCGAAGCGAAGGCTACGAACCGTGCGTACGTACAGCCCCAAGCCCGGCGATGTGACGCGCCAGTGGCACGTCATCGACGCTCAGGACGTCGTCCTGGGTCGTCTCGCCACCACTGCCGCGACGCTCCTCCGGGGCAAGCACAAGCCGATCTACGCGCCGCACGTCGACGCTGGTGACTTCGTCATCATCATCAACGCCGACAAGGTGCACCTCTCCGGCAACAAGCGGACCCAGAAGATGGCGTACCGCCACTCCGGCTACCCGGGTGGTCTGCGCTCCGTCCGTTACGACGAGCTCCTCGACAAGAACCCCGAGAAGGCCATCGAAAAGGCCGTCAAGGGCATGCTCCCCAAGAACACGCTGGGCCGTCAGATGCTCTCGAAGCTGAAGGTCTACAAGGGTGACCAGCACCCGCACGGCGCGCAGCAGCCGCAGCCGTACGAGATCACCCAGGTCGCGCAGTAAGTCCGGCCACCCCCTAAGACTGAAGAGAATCTGAGGAGAATCGTGGCCGAGACCACTGCCGAGCAGCCGCTCGAAGAGCTTGACATCGACAGCTACACCACCGAGTCCGAGGTTCCGGTGGAGGGCGAGTACACCTCCGAGTCCCTCGCCTCGCGCTTCGGTGAGCCCCAGCCGGCCGCCGGCCTGGGCCGTCGCAAGAACGCCATCGCCCGCGTCCGGATCGTTCCGGGCACCGGCAAGTGGAAGATCAACGGTCGCACCCTCGAGGACTACTTCCCGAACAAGGTGCACCAGCAGGAAGTCAACGAGCCCTTCAAGGTCCTCGAGCTTGAAGGTCGTTACGACGTCGTCGCCCGTATCTCGGGTGGCGGTGTCTCCGGTCAGGCCGGCGCGCTCCGTCTCGGTGTCGCCCGCGCGCTGAACGAGGCCGACGTCGACAACAACCGCGGCCCGCTGAAGAAGGCCGGCTTCCTCAAGCGCGACGACCGTGCGGTCGAGCGCAAGAAGGCCGGTCTCAAGAAGGCCCGCAAGGCCCCGCAGTACAGCAAGCGCTAAGCGCCAGCTGCCTCTGCACGTACTCCGGTACTCCGAACGCCCCGGCGGCACGCCACTGTGCCACCGGGGCGTTCGTCTTATCACCGGGCGCGGGCGTATAACGGCACAAGACGTTCAAAGGCTTGTGTGATCCGCTGCCCCGGCATGGAATGCCGGAAAGCGGGAGCCACCGGCGGCAGGCGGCAGGGCGGGCGCCGGCTCCGCTTCCCGGCAGTGAAGTTTCCTCAGGAGGACAAGTGGGACGACTCTTCGGCACGGACGGCGTGCGGGGTGTCGCCAACGCGGATCTGACGGCCGAGATGGCTCTCGGTCTCTCCGTGGCGGCGGCGCACGTACTGGCCGAGGCGGGCACCTTTGAAGGCCACCGGCCGACCGCGGTGGTCGGGAGGGACCCGCGCGCGTCCGGGGAGTTCCTGGAGGCCGCCGTGGTCGCCGGTCTCGCGAGCGCCGGTGTGGACGTCCTGCGCGTCGGTGTGCTGCCGACGCCCGCGGTGGCGTATCTCACGGGCTCGCTCGGCGCCGACCTCGGTGTCATGCTCTCCGCCAGCCACAACGCCATGCCCGACAACGGGATCAAGTTCTTCGCCCGCGGCGGCCACAAGCTCGCCGACGAACTGGAGGACAGGATCGAGTCGGTGTACGACTCCCACCGGCACGGCGAGCCGTGGGAGCGGCCGACGGGCGCGGGCGTCGGCCGGGTACGCGACTACGAGGAGGGCTTCGACGACTACGTCGGGCACCTCCTCGGCGTGCTGCCCAACCGCCTGGAGGGCCTGAAGATCGTCCTGGACGAGGCGCACGGCGCCGCCGCCGGGGTGTCGCCGGAGGCGTTCCGGCGGGCCGGCGCCGAGGTCGTCACCATCGGGGCCGAGCCGGACGGGCTCAACATCAACGACGGCTGCGGCTCCACCCACCTGGAGAAGCTGAAGGCCGCCGTCCTCGAGCACGGCGCCGACCTCGGTGTCGCGCACGACGGCGACGCCGACCGCTGCCTGGCCGTGGACCACACCGGTGACGAAGTGGACGGCGACCAGATCCTCGCCGTGCTGGCCCTCGCCATGCGGGAGCGGTCCGTGCTGCGGTCCGACACCGTGGTGGCGACCGTGATGTCCAACCTGGGCTTCAAACTGGCGCTGGAGCGCGAGGGCCTGAAGCTGGTGCAGACGTCCGTCGGCGACCGGTACGTGCTGGAGGAGATGAAGGAGCACGGCTACGCCCTCGGCGGCGAGCAGTCCGGGCACGTCATCATCCTCGACCACGCCACCACCGGCGACGGCACGCTGACCGGACTGCTGCTCGCGGCCCGCGTCGCGCAGACCGGGCGCTCGCTGCGGGAGCTGGCCGGCGTCATGGACCGGCTGCCGCAGGTCCTGATCAACGTCCCCGACGTGGACAGGTCGCGGGTGAGGACGTCGGCGGAGCTCGCGGCGGCCGTCACCGACGCCGAGCGCGAACTCGGCGCCACCGGACGGGTGCTGCTGCGCCCCTCGGGCACCGAGCCGCTGGTCCGCGTGATGGTCGAGGCGGCCGACATCGAGCAGGCCCGGTCCGTGGCCGGCCGCCTGGCCGACGTGGTGAAGTCCGCGCTCGGCTGACACTCCGTCAGGGGGGCGGGGACCGCGCGGCGTGACGCGCCGTGCGGTTCCCGCCGTGTCAGACGGCGTTGACCTTGCGCGGCTGCCGGGACCAGAACCACCTCTGGAGCAGCAGCGTGAACGTGCCCGCCAGGACGATGCCCAGCAGGTTCAGCAGGAGCTGTTCCGAGGAGCCCCAGGTCTGCCGGGTGTCGCCGTAGCTGAGGGCGACGGCCGCGTTGGCGGCGGCCGGCACCGTCGTCACGGAGATGGCGACGCCCACCAGGGCACCGGACTTGGCCGAGGTCAGCGACAGGGTTCCGGCTGTGCCCGCGAGGACGGCCACGATGAACGAGAACCAGTCGGGGGCGTAGACGAAGGCCGTGTTGGGCCGGTCGCCCTCCAACTGCCGTTCGGAGAACAGCCCCAGCGCGTCCATGAACCAACTGAAGCCCACGGTCACCGCCATCGCGACGGCGAACCCCGAGATCAGCGCGATCACCGAGCGCAGGGCCAGCCGGGGCCGGCGCCGCACCATCGCCGTGGAGATCCCGGCCAGCGGCCCGAACTCCGGGCCGACCGCCATCGCCCCGACGATCAGCACCGCGTTGTCCAGCACCACACCGCACGCGGCGATCATGGTGGCCAGGGTGATGAACGCCAGATAGGTCGCGGAGAGCGTCGACTCCTCGTGCGTGGCCTCCGTCAGGTGGTCCCACAGCACCGCGTCCGCGGCTTCGCCGGGCGCGTCCCTCTCCGCCTGTTCGGCCCGCCGGGACAGCGACAGGTCGACGTTCTCGACGGCGATGGCCCCGTCGTCCTCGATGCCCAGTCGCTGGAGCCCGGTGAGGAGCGCGTCGCCCGACTCCCGCGCCACGTCGCACAGGACGAGGTCCCCGGCGGGGTCGCGGGCGGCGCCGGACAGGACGACGAGATGGGCCGTCCCCACCGTCCGCTCGATCAGCCGGACCACGTCCTCGGTCCGGTCGGTAGGCGAGATCAGCCGGAGGTGGAGCATGGGGGCAGCGTAGCCGTCACAGCTTGCGCAGGCTCAGGCGCTGCACCTTGTGGTCCGGGCCCTTGCGGACGACGAGGGTGGCGCGGCCGCGGGTGGGGGCGATGTTCTCCACCAGGTTCGGCTTGTTGATGGTCCGCCACATCGTGCGGGCGTAGTCCAGGGCCTCCTCCTCGGAGACCTGGGTGTACTTGCGGAAGTACGAGGACGGGTTCTGGAACGCCGTCTCGCGCAGCCGCTTGAAGCGGTGCAGGTACCAGCTCTCGATGTCCTCGGCGCGGGCGTCGACGTACACGCTGAAGTCGAAGTAGTCGGCGAGTCCGACGCGGGTGCGGCCGTCCTTGCCCGGCAGGGCGGGCTGGAGCACGTTCAGGCCCTCGACGATCAGGATGTCGGGCCGGCGCACGGTGAGCCGCTTGTCCGGGACGATGTCGTAGATCAGGTGCGAGTAGACGGGGGCGGTGACCTCGTCCTTGCCCGCCTTGATGTCGGCGACGAACCGGGTGAGCGCCCGCCGGTCGTACGACTCCGGGAACCCCTTGCGGGACATCAGGCCGCGCTTCTGCAGCTCCCGGGTGGGCAGCAGGAAGCCGTCGGTGGTGACCAGCTCGACGCGCGGGTGCTCGGGCCAGCGCGACAGCAGCGCCTGCAGCAGACGGGCCACCGTCGACTTGCCCACCGCGACCGAGCCGGCGACCCCTATGACGAAGGGTGTGCCGGACTGGGAGCCCTGCTCGCCGAGGAAGGTGTTCAGCGC encodes:
- the glmM gene encoding phosphoglucosamine mutase, which codes for MGRLFGTDGVRGVANADLTAEMALGLSVAAAHVLAEAGTFEGHRPTAVVGRDPRASGEFLEAAVVAGLASAGVDVLRVGVLPTPAVAYLTGSLGADLGVMLSASHNAMPDNGIKFFARGGHKLADELEDRIESVYDSHRHGEPWERPTGAGVGRVRDYEEGFDDYVGHLLGVLPNRLEGLKIVLDEAHGAAAGVSPEAFRRAGAEVVTIGAEPDGLNINDGCGSTHLEKLKAAVLEHGADLGVAHDGDADRCLAVDHTGDEVDGDQILAVLALAMRERSVLRSDTVVATVMSNLGFKLALEREGLKLVQTSVGDRYVLEEMKEHGYALGGEQSGHVIILDHATTGDGTLTGLLLAARVAQTGRSLRELAGVMDRLPQVLINVPDVDRSRVRTSAELAAAVTDAERELGATGRVLLRPSGTEPLVRVMVEAADIEQARSVAGRLADVVKSALG
- a CDS encoding DUF389 domain-containing protein, encoding MLHLRLISPTDRTEDVVRLIERTVGTAHLVVLSGAARDPAGDLVLCDVARESGDALLTGLQRLGIEDDGAIAVENVDLSLSRRAEQAERDAPGEAADAVLWDHLTEATHEESTLSATYLAFITLATMIAACGVVLDNAVLIVGAMAVGPEFGPLAGISTAMVRRRPRLALRSVIALISGFAVAMAVTVGFSWFMDALGLFSERQLEGDRPNTAFVYAPDWFSFIVAVLAGTAGTLSLTSAKSGALVGVAISVTTVPAAANAAVALSYGDTRQTWGSSEQLLLNLLGIVLAGTFTLLLQRWFWSRQPRKVNAV
- the coaA gene encoding type I pantothenate kinase gives rise to the protein MISPVSSIPRSAHRQRPEATPYVDLTRSEWSALRDKTPLPLTAEEVEKLRGLGDVIDLDEVRDIYLPLSRLLNLYVGATDGLRGALNTFLGEQGSQSGTPFVIGVAGSVAVGKSTVARLLQALLSRWPEHPRVELVTTDGFLLPTRELQKRGLMSRKGFPESYDRRALTRFVADIKAGKDEVTAPVYSHLIYDIVPDKRLTVRRPDILIVEGLNVLQPALPGKDGRTRVGLADYFDFSVYVDARAEDIESWYLHRFKRLRETAFQNPSSYFRKYTQVSEEEALDYARTMWRTINKPNLVENIAPTRGRATLVVRKGPDHKVQRLSLRKL